CTCCTCGCCTCGTGCGGCGTGGCCGGCGCCACCCCCAAGGAGATGGCCACCGCCAACGAGCTATCGCGCGAGGTGAACGCCGCCCGCACCGCCGGCGCCACGTGCGGGGGAGAGTGGAAGGCTCCCGTGCCCGCGCTAAGGGTGGACCCGCTGCTCGTGAGGGCCGCGCAGGACCACAGCGAGGACATGCTGGCGCGGGGCGTGCTTTCGCACACTGGTGCCGACGGCAGCAACCCGGGCCAGCGGATCGCCCGCACCGGCTACGAAGCGGCCACGTGGGGCGAGAACGCCGCCGTGGGCCACACCAGCGTGGCGAGCGTGATGGCCGGTTGGCTGGGGAGCGCCGGGCACTGCCGCAACGTCATGAACCCGGGCGTGACGGAGATGGGCGCCGGGCGGGCGGGGAACTACTGGACGATGGTGTTCGCGCGGCCCAGGTGAGAGTCTCTCAGCCAAGGC
The Trueperaceae bacterium DNA segment above includes these coding regions:
- a CDS encoding CAP domain-containing protein, whose amino-acid sequence is MKPRLLTLFLAAALLAPLLASCGVAGATPKEMATANELSREVNAARTAGATCGGEWKAPVPALRVDPLLVRAAQDHSEDMLARGVLSHTGADGSNPGQRIARTGYEAATWGENAAVGHTSVASVMAGWLGSAGHCRNVMNPGVTEMGAGRAGNYWTMVFARPR